In Ostrea edulis chromosome 6, xbOstEdul1.1, whole genome shotgun sequence, a single window of DNA contains:
- the LOC125647882 gene encoding carbohydrate sulfotransferase 15-like isoform X1 — MCNQKYESMDMFFKLKHGEVTERVLCEFIMPVAMSFQFCLKWERILPHHLRTWKSTSIICLILGVLIVIQYFAATRFSDLLHHKAPPDYQCGVHRRLGVVEDILCQEKKKFLPNFKNPCWYDPDENLMYSRLRCLPYFHIFGVCKSGTTDLFHRLKQHPQIVGNRGLLSKETWFWSWHRYGIAFPNGSNEVYLEETPTLNYFIGYFQIPKIWEMKVSTDGSRYSDIITGHGDPMDFWDNRFWRHIPQNDEGASEPTYTTANLVHHVQPNMKLILLLRDPVERLYSHYYHQRLGTSPEDFHVDVSASIRHLARCERQNTLRSCLYNQSLLQNMPTHLYASFYDVHITNWLNVFPRSQIFITRTEDFSRDIKRHLLHLFKFLDVGDVPEKVLNKMSDMSHRYRSIFKVKAGPMLNRTRRMLIDYFREPMKRLSSILNDPRYTWDDVYKELYSERLH; from the exons ATGTGTAATCAGAAATACGAgagtatggatatgttttttaAGTTAAAACATGGAGAAGTAACAGAAAGAGTTCTCTGTGAGTTTATTATGCCTGTTGCCATGTCCTTTCAATTCTGTCTGAAATGGGAACGTATATTGCCCCACCACCTTAGAACATG GAAGTCGACTTCTATCATTTGCCTTATCCTCGGTGTTTTGATCGTCATTCAATACTTCGCCGCCACACGGTTCAGCGATCTCCTCCACCACAAAGCCCCTCCAGATTATCAATGTGGTGTTCATAGAAGACTTGGTGTTGTGGAGGATATTCTCTGTCAA GAGAAAAAGAAGTTCTTGCCGAATTTCAAGAACCCGTGTTGGTATGACCCTGATGAAAACCTGATGTACAGCAGGCTCCGGTGCCTACCGTACTTCCACATTTTTGGTGTTTGTAAATCCGGCACCACAGATTTATTTCATCGATTAAAACAGCATCCCCAGATCGTAGGGAATAGAGGACTGCTCTCCAAAGAGACATGGTTCTGGTCTTGGCATCGATACGGTATAG CTTTTCCAAATGGAAGCAATGAAG TGTATCTGGAGGAGACCCCAaccttgaattactttattggttACTTTCAAATTCCAAAGATATGGGAAATGAAAGTATCTACAGATGGATCTCGGTATTCAGATATCATCACGG GTCATGGGGACCCAATGGATTTTTGGGACAACAGATTCTGGCGACATATCCCTCAAAACGATGAGGGCGCTTCCGAGCCTACATACACCACAGCAAATCTGGTACACCATGTTCAACCCAACATGAAACTCATCCTCCTGCTGCGGGACCCAGTAGAAAG ATTATACAGCCACTATTACCACCAACGTCTCGGGACTTCCCCGGAGGACTTCCATGTCGATGTGTCTGCCTCTATTCGTCATTTAGCTCGATGTGAGAGACAGAACACCCTGCGTTCTTGTCTATACAACCAATCTCTACTTCAGAACATGCCA ACCCACCTCTACGCCTCGTTTTACGACGTCCACATAACTAACTGGTTGAATGTATTCCCCAGGAGCCAGATATTTATAACCAGAACGGAGGATTTCTCCAGAGATATAAAACGTCATCTTTTACATCTTTTCAAATTTCTGGATGTGG GTGATGTTCCAGAaaaagttttaaacaaaatgtcGGATATGTCTCACCGATACAGATCCATATTCAAAGTTAAAGCAGGTCCGATGCTGAATAGGACTAGACGCATGCTTATAGACTACTTCCGGGAGCCAATGAAGAGGCTGTCATCCATTCTTAATGACCCTAGGTATACTTGGGATGATGTGTATAAAGAATTATATTCGGAACGGTTACATTGA
- the LOC125647882 gene encoding carbohydrate sulfotransferase 15-like isoform X2, whose translation MKWGRILICKMVKWKSTSIICLILGVLIVIQYFAATRFSDLLHHKAPPDYQCGVHRRLGVVEDILCQEKKKFLPNFKNPCWYDPDENLMYSRLRCLPYFHIFGVCKSGTTDLFHRLKQHPQIVGNRGLLSKETWFWSWHRYGIAFPNGSNEVYLEETPTLNYFIGYFQIPKIWEMKVSTDGSRYSDIITGHGDPMDFWDNRFWRHIPQNDEGASEPTYTTANLVHHVQPNMKLILLLRDPVERLYSHYYHQRLGTSPEDFHVDVSASIRHLARCERQNTLRSCLYNQSLLQNMPTHLYASFYDVHITNWLNVFPRSQIFITRTEDFSRDIKRHLLHLFKFLDVGDVPEKVLNKMSDMSHRYRSIFKVKAGPMLNRTRRMLIDYFREPMKRLSSILNDPRYTWDDVYKELYSERLH comes from the exons ATGAAGTGGGGACGGATATTGATCTGTAAGATGGTGAAATG GAAGTCGACTTCTATCATTTGCCTTATCCTCGGTGTTTTGATCGTCATTCAATACTTCGCCGCCACACGGTTCAGCGATCTCCTCCACCACAAAGCCCCTCCAGATTATCAATGTGGTGTTCATAGAAGACTTGGTGTTGTGGAGGATATTCTCTGTCAA GAGAAAAAGAAGTTCTTGCCGAATTTCAAGAACCCGTGTTGGTATGACCCTGATGAAAACCTGATGTACAGCAGGCTCCGGTGCCTACCGTACTTCCACATTTTTGGTGTTTGTAAATCCGGCACCACAGATTTATTTCATCGATTAAAACAGCATCCCCAGATCGTAGGGAATAGAGGACTGCTCTCCAAAGAGACATGGTTCTGGTCTTGGCATCGATACGGTATAG CTTTTCCAAATGGAAGCAATGAAG TGTATCTGGAGGAGACCCCAaccttgaattactttattggttACTTTCAAATTCCAAAGATATGGGAAATGAAAGTATCTACAGATGGATCTCGGTATTCAGATATCATCACGG GTCATGGGGACCCAATGGATTTTTGGGACAACAGATTCTGGCGACATATCCCTCAAAACGATGAGGGCGCTTCCGAGCCTACATACACCACAGCAAATCTGGTACACCATGTTCAACCCAACATGAAACTCATCCTCCTGCTGCGGGACCCAGTAGAAAG ATTATACAGCCACTATTACCACCAACGTCTCGGGACTTCCCCGGAGGACTTCCATGTCGATGTGTCTGCCTCTATTCGTCATTTAGCTCGATGTGAGAGACAGAACACCCTGCGTTCTTGTCTATACAACCAATCTCTACTTCAGAACATGCCA ACCCACCTCTACGCCTCGTTTTACGACGTCCACATAACTAACTGGTTGAATGTATTCCCCAGGAGCCAGATATTTATAACCAGAACGGAGGATTTCTCCAGAGATATAAAACGTCATCTTTTACATCTTTTCAAATTTCTGGATGTGG GTGATGTTCCAGAaaaagttttaaacaaaatgtcGGATATGTCTCACCGATACAGATCCATATTCAAAGTTAAAGCAGGTCCGATGCTGAATAGGACTAGACGCATGCTTATAGACTACTTCCGGGAGCCAATGAAGAGGCTGTCATCCATTCTTAATGACCCTAGGTATACTTGGGATGATGTGTATAAAGAATTATATTCGGAACGGTTACATTGA
- the LOC125647982 gene encoding platelet-activating factor acetylhydrolase-like, with the protein MDLQMHLCDNVTGSLNRTPSFKLKVFRKTLEERNSKENGKIRRHTPVGSGEYSVGCWDMMCGGGPAEKGSFFRLFYPVQKTDIYKRDKQWPLWLPRKQYGEGYADIVLKNPKIKVVGKIFNWMGGDVYVPALWQGPLCPSNTQFPVVIFSHGLGGNRTTNTTICCELASQGFIVASMEHRDGSASMTYHLTEQVHKHNVTTTGESNTRPHNRHAIHRTHLYSEEWKPFEWFEPWDDFTYRNKQVHHRANEVIQVLDMLTLLHEGKEVHNSMRTHFTTKQFMNRFDLSRVVVMGHSFGGATTLCTLSRDKRFRLGVVLDGWMHPLDEQVYDSISQPVLMVNMESFQWKTNVEQMMKLMTDDKEKRSMITIRGTCHQSVTDFQFLVNKAVGRVLDVRYTLSPKIAMSLTNKASLGFIRKHLGLQGKDTHEDVLSGDHDLIIKGTNVDMS; encoded by the exons ATGGATCTACAAATGCATTTATGTGATAACGTGACGGGATCGTTAAACAGGACTCCTAGTTTTAAATTAAAAGTGTTTCGAAAAACTCTGGAGGAGAGGAATTCAAAAGAGAATGGAAAGATTCGTCGACACACGCCCGTGGGGTCTGGGGAATACAGCGTGGGGTGTTGGGACATGATGTGTGGAGGAGGCCCTGCAGAGAAAGGGTCATTCTTCAGACTGTTTTACCCCGTCCAGAAAACAGACATTTAT AAAAGAGACAAGCAGTGGCCTCTTTGGTTACCAAGGAAACAGTATGGAGAAGGATACGCAGACATCGTTCTTAAAAATCCGAAAATAAAAGTTGTTGGCAAAATATTCAATTGGATGGGAG GAGATGTATATGTTCCCGCTCTTTGGCAGGGCCCCCTATGCCCCTCTAACACCCAGTTTCCGGTAGTCATATTTTCGCATGGTCTTGGCGGAAACCGGACGACGAACACAACCATTTGCTGTGAACTGGCTTCCCAAGGCTTTATTGTAGCATCTATGGAACACCG cGACGGTTCGGCATCTATGACATATCACTTAACAGAACAAGTCCACAAACACAACGTCACAACCACTGGAGAGTCGAACACCCGACCACACAATCGACATGCAATCCATCGGACACACTTGTATTCAGAGGAATGGAAACCTTTTGAGTGGTTCGAACCTTGGGATGATTTTACTTACAGAAACAAACAG GTTCATCACCGCGCTAATGAGGTAATTCAAGTTTTAGACATGCTCACTTTGCTGCACGAGGGGAAAGAGGTGCATAATTCCATGAGAACCCACTTCACAACCAAACAGTTTATG AACCGTTTTGACCTGTCCAGGGTCGTGGTGATGGGCCACTCTTTCGGTGGTGCTACAACATTATGTACATTGTCCAGAGATAAAAGATTTCG gCTGGGCGTGGTTCTGGATGGCTGGATGCATCCATTGGATGAGCAGGTGTATGACAGCATCAGTCAGCCGGTTCTTATGGTTAACATGGAGTCATTCCAGTGGAAAACAAACGTGGAGCAGATGATGAAATTGATGACAGACGACAAAGAGAAGCGAAGCATGATCACCATTAG GGGCACCTGTCACCAGAGCGTCACAGACTTCCAGTTCCTGGTAAACAAGGCAGTGGGGCGTGTGCTTGATGTTCGGTACACACTCTCTCCAAAAATTGCTATGTCTCTTACAAACAAAGCCTCTCTGGGATTCATCCGCAAACACTTAG GTTTACAGGGTAAAGATACGCACGAGGACGTTCTGTCTGGTGACCATGACCTCATCATAAAGGGTACCAATGTCGATATGTCATAG